In the Plasmodium sp. gorilla clade G2 genome assembly, chromosome: 12 genome, TATGAGAAGATATGAGAAGACGGTTGAAACAATTTGTTATTCTATATAATACgaagatatataataaatacatatatatatatatataaaatatatatatatattatattttatataaatccaAAAGagtcatatgtatatatttatattcatatatttgtaaatttttatttttttttcgtatttatatgtatatgcatattattcattttgacaaaaaaaataataatataataaatgaaaatatatacataaaaatacaaattagtttttttatttcttttattattattactgaatacatattttaaatattataaatttttttttaaatatatatttttttttattttaaaataatttaaaatatatatactatatttaaaaaactaatattttttataaaatatattttcatttgttgacaaacattttttattctgatataacattaaaatataaataaaaaaataacgttattatattatatatataaaacatatatatataatatattattttatatatattacaaatatgattataaaaaaaaaatatatttatttttttttggtaagcccatatattatttaatataaaaatatatatatatatatatttgcatttatgtatgttataattaaaaaaaatatttttataatttttactttatatgtacatattataaacatagtattttatgcatataatatataatatatttttttttatttttttatttttttatttttttattttttttttatctaataattttttttttttattattaaaaattttttcccataaatttaaaaaataatttaatatatatattttttgaatattaaaaaatattaaatattttttttatatattatattacgatttatgtatttctatttatattaaaaaaaaaaaaatatatatatatatatatataatatatatattatatattttaatacaatatttaaataaaatacatagaatatatatatatgtagtagcaataaaaattaatattttaacgtttaatttgaatattttttcggtgataaaaaatattaatatatatatgtatgtatgtatttatttatttggatatttttttttttttttttaaagggtCAAAAAAACGAAAcctttcaaaatatataactacATATGTTTTATGTTAGCATATTTGAAAGTGTGCATTTTATGTAACAAtatcaaatatttataatatatatatatattttttattttattttatttttttttttttttttttgtttgtttaaaTTATCTTATGAAATCATGAACGAAATAATAGTGTTTGATACTTATCATGGAAGATCAATTAATGATTGCGAATTAGATTATTACAGTAAGAAGTTAGCAACATGTTCAAGTGATAATActgtaaaaatatttgacTTAAGTCTTTCTAAGGAACCTGTATGTGTAGCTGAATTAAAAGACCACAGTTCAGCTGTATGGAAAGTATGTTGGTCTCATCCAAAATATGGAAGTTTATTGGCTAGTTGTTCATTTGATAAGAatgtgataatatataaagaagtgaatataaataaatatgagatgatatatataaataatgagcATATGAGTAGTGTAAATTATATTGAATGGTCTCCACATGAATATGGTTTACATTTGGGTTGTGCAAGCTCTGATGGCACCATAAGTATTTTatcttattatatgaataaaggTAGTAATGAAGGATATTGGAATAAATATAGTATGAAAGCACATCTGAATGGTGTAGCATCTTTAAGCTGGGAGAAgccatataataatatgttattaatgaataaaaatatgaatgataataatatgaataataataatagtaacaataataatagtaacaataataatagtaacaataataataatgatataatgaattcttttaaattagtATCTGGTGGATTTGACAATCAAGTTATAATATGGATgtttgataataatacaaaagagtttcaaaaaatatttcaaatgaATGATAAACCACATAAATCTAGTATAAAAGATGTAGCATGGAAACCAAATTTGAATAATTCACCAAATATTATTGCATCATGTTCTGAAGaaaaaattgtaatattatGGATAGAAGATGTAACAAATAATGTATGGAGAAATGGGCAAGTAATTAAAGTGAatcataatattcataaattaAGTTGGTCACCTAATGGAACCATATTAGCTATCGCTTGTTCAGATGATAatgcatatttatataaagaaaatctTGAAGGAATCTGGGTAGAAGTATGTAACTTaagtgaagaaaataatatacaagaAGATAACTCTATGAATATCACAAATAATGAGCAAGATaatcataatgataatttGCTTAACaatgataacaataataatatgaattatatagcAAATGCCAATGTATCTACTAATTCatatatgaatgataatacaaatacaTCTAATTCGTTAAtgaatcaaaataataatttatctcATCAAGGACCAtatcaaaataaagataCATTTAATAGATCTTCACAAGGAAATTTTGCAGCTTACCACAATTCAacacaacaacaacaacaacattTAAATGTAAATTCTATTAGtagtaatatgaataatgtaGTAAATGGTTttgcaaataataataatacaaaccAAATGAACGGACCATCTGGTCAAATGAACGGACCACCTGGTCAAATGAATGGACCACCTAGCCAAATGAATGTACCATCTGGTCAAATGAACGGACCACCTGGTCAAATGAATGGACCACCTAGCCAAATGAATGGACCACCTAGCCAAATGAATGGACCACCTAGCCAAATGAACGGACCACCTAGCCAAATGAATGTACCACCAAGCCAAATGAATGTACCACCTAGCCAAATGAATGGGCCATCTAGCCAAATGACCGTACCGCCAACTCCACCTGCCTATTTAACAATgcaaaataataagaaaaataatacatcCAACCTTACGCCTACTATGAAGAATATACCACCACCCACAGCTCCTCCCTTAGTAGTTAATAATTCAACTGGAGCACCAGGTCCATATTCTGCATCAAACTTTTCAGCACAACCTCATGGTGTTGCAGCTCCTTTTGGAGTTCCACCAGCACAACAACAAGTAGGAGGAAGTGTTACAAATATGAGTGTATCAAATGTAAGTAATAACAAATCTACTTTTGCAGGTCCTCCACCACCATTATCTTCAACAAGTACAACTCCTATTATTCCATCAGTTAGTTCAACGAATTTTCCAAAGGCTTCTACATCATCAGTACAACAACAGGTTCAGGGTCCATTTTCAAATGTGAATATGTCAAGACCTAGTTATGTAATGAACCCACAAATACCACCAAGTTTTTCACAGACAAAcagtaacaa is a window encoding:
- a CDS encoding protein transport protein SEC13 produces the protein MNEIIVFDTYHGRSINDCELDYYSKKLATCSSDNTVKIFDLSLSKEPVCVAELKDHSSAVWKVCWSHPKYGSLLASCSFDKNVIIYKEVNINKYEMIYINNEHMSSVNYIEWSPHEYGLHLGCASSDGTISILSYYMNKGSNEGYWNKYSMKAHLNGVASLSWEKPYNNMLLMNKNMNDNNMNNNNSNNNNSNNNNSNNNNNDIMNSFKLVSGGFDNQVIIWMFDNNTKEFQKIFQMNDKPHKSSIKDVAWKPNLNNSPNIIASCSEEKIVILWIEDVTNNVWRNGQVIKVNHNIHKLSWSPNGTILAIACSDDNAYLYKENLEGIWVEVCNLSEENNIQEDNSMNITNNEQDNHNDNLLNNDNNNNMNYIANANVSTNSYMNDNTNTSNSLMNQNNNLSHQGPYQNKDTFNRSSQGNFAAYHNSTQQQQQHLNVNSISSNMNNVVNGFANNNNTNQMNGPSGQMNGPPGQMNGPPSQMNVPSGQMNGPPGQMNGPPSQMNGPPSQMNGPPSQMNGPPSQMNVPPSQMNVPPSQMNGPSSQMTVPPTPPAYLTMQNNKKNNTSNLTPTMKNIPPPTAPPLVVNNSTGAPGPYSASNFSAQPHGVAAPFGVPPAQQQVGGSVTNMSVSNVSNNKSTFAGPPPPLSSTSTTPIIPSVSSTNFPKASTSSVQQQVQGPFSNVNMSRPSYVMNPQIPPSFSQTNSNNNNINNSGMMPPRPSQYSNNLNFNSLSSSVPPPAFSSSPQGMQNKNSIANNINNNNSSSNNNSFSNFNAHMNQANMPPPNPSVMHPNKPVGTTYASMGGGGYNPPHAPPMMNDSNMKPSNQQYGYSNYNMPPRQNTHMNN